A genomic segment from Limibacillus halophilus encodes:
- a CDS encoding 2-hydroxychromene-2-carboxylate isomerase — protein sequence MARAIDYYFSLISPWTYLGGDRLMEIAREHGAEIRVKPVKLSVIFPKTGGLPLAKRPPERQAYRLVELKRWSAHLGMPLTLHPKYFPTDESKAALMVIAAAAKGQDAGKLAQAFLRACWAEERDLADETTVVEIAGVNGFDGQGLLQAGQSPESAAQYDANTEEALAAGVFGSPSYVVDGEVFWGQDRLDLLAAKISG from the coding sequence ATGGCCCGCGCCATCGATTACTACTTCTCCCTCATTTCTCCCTGGACCTACTTAGGTGGTGACAGATTAATGGAAATAGCCCGAGAGCATGGCGCTGAAATCCGGGTCAAACCCGTCAAGCTATCCGTCATCTTCCCGAAAACAGGTGGCTTGCCTCTGGCTAAACGGCCGCCGGAGCGCCAAGCCTATCGGCTTGTTGAGTTGAAGCGTTGGTCGGCGCACCTCGGCATGCCCTTGACGTTGCATCCCAAATACTTCCCCACCGACGAAAGCAAGGCCGCCCTGATGGTCATCGCCGCTGCCGCAAAGGGTCAGGATGCCGGCAAGTTGGCGCAGGCTTTTCTGCGCGCCTGCTGGGCCGAGGAACGTGACCTTGCCGACGAGACAACCGTTGTCGAAATCGCAGGCGTGAATGGTTTTGATGGCCAGGGGCTGCTACAGGCCGGTCAAAGCCCGGAAAGCGCCGCACAGTATGATGCGAATACCGAGGAAGCGCTGGCTGCCGGTGTTTTCGGTTCACCGAGCTATGTTGTCGATGGCGAGGTCTTTTGGGGACAGGATCGGTTGGATCTTCTAGCGGCGAAAATTTCCGGCTGA
- a CDS encoding acyl-CoA synthetase: MLPAADNYEDLYGTFNWRIPEAYNIGQDCCDKWADGSGRLAILHKASDGKLEPYSFDLLKDRSNRLANALKAAGVAPGDRAAVLLPQRPETAIAHLAIYKLGAIAVPLFVLFGPEALEYRLADSGATVLITDADGAAKVNALRDKLPSLRNIISVSGPEENGVLDYGALIEKGSASFAPVQTGPDDPAVIIYTSGTTGSPKGALHGHRVLLGHLPGVEMPQELFPKPGDLFWTPADWAWIGGLYDVLLPSLHHGVPVLAHRFQKFDPEAAFALMAEAKVRNAFLPPTALKMLRQVDRARERFGHDLRSIGSGGETLGQGLLDWGRDTFGLTINEFYGQTECNLVLSNNAGIMPVRPGSMGRAVPGHRVAIVDDRGNPQSDGTEGNIAVGAPDPVMFLRYWNNPEATAAKFAGEWLLTGDRGVRDSDGYFHFVGREDDVITSAGYRIGPGEIEDCLLRHPAVQMAAAVGIPDELRTERVKAFLVLKQGYTPSETLAQEIQEWVKGRLAAYEYPREVEFRDNLPMTATGKIVRRELRGGG; encoded by the coding sequence ATGCTTCCAGCAGCGGACAACTACGAGGACCTATACGGAACCTTCAACTGGCGGATTCCCGAGGCCTATAACATCGGTCAGGATTGCTGCGACAAGTGGGCCGATGGCTCAGGTCGCCTGGCGATCCTGCACAAAGCCAGCGATGGCAAGCTCGAGCCTTATAGCTTTGACTTGCTGAAAGACCGGTCAAATCGTCTGGCGAATGCCCTAAAGGCCGCTGGAGTCGCGCCCGGTGACCGTGCCGCTGTTCTGTTGCCGCAGCGCCCGGAAACCGCAATTGCCCACCTCGCGATCTACAAGCTAGGCGCCATCGCCGTACCGCTTTTCGTGCTATTCGGGCCGGAGGCGCTGGAATACCGTCTGGCCGACAGCGGCGCCACGGTCTTGATTACCGATGCCGACGGTGCGGCTAAAGTAAATGCGCTCCGCGACAAGCTGCCCAGCCTCAGGAATATCATCAGTGTCTCCGGCCCCGAAGAGAATGGCGTACTCGATTATGGCGCTTTGATTGAAAAGGGCAGCGCTTCCTTCGCTCCCGTCCAGACCGGCCCCGATGATCCGGCGGTTATCATCTATACCTCCGGAACCACCGGTTCGCCAAAAGGTGCCCTGCACGGTCATCGGGTCCTTTTAGGCCATCTACCCGGAGTCGAGATGCCTCAAGAGCTTTTCCCCAAGCCGGGAGACCTTTTCTGGACGCCGGCCGACTGGGCCTGGATCGGCGGGCTTTATGACGTACTCCTTCCCAGCCTGCATCATGGCGTTCCCGTCCTGGCACACCGCTTCCAGAAGTTCGATCCGGAAGCGGCTTTCGCTTTGATGGCCGAAGCAAAGGTTCGCAACGCCTTCCTGCCGCCCACGGCCCTGAAGATGCTTCGGCAGGTCGATAGGGCGCGTGAACGCTTCGGGCACGACCTGCGGTCCATAGGCAGCGGCGGCGAGACGCTCGGCCAGGGTTTGCTGGACTGGGGTCGTGATACCTTCGGCCTGACCATCAATGAATTCTATGGCCAGACCGAGTGCAATCTCGTGCTGTCCAACAATGCCGGGATCATGCCCGTCCGTCCGGGGTCCATGGGACGTGCGGTACCAGGGCACCGGGTTGCCATCGTCGATGATCGGGGAAACCCGCAATCTGACGGAACGGAAGGCAATATCGCTGTGGGTGCCCCCGACCCCGTCATGTTCCTGCGGTACTGGAACAATCCCGAGGCGACTGCCGCAAAATTCGCAGGCGAATGGTTGCTTACCGGCGACAGAGGTGTCCGAGATTCGGACGGGTATTTCCATTTCGTTGGCCGCGAGGACGATGTCATCACCTCCGCCGGATACCGTATCGGCCCCGGGGAAATCGAGGATTGCCTGCTGCGCCATCCTGCCGTCCAGATGGCCGCCGCTGTCGGCATCCCTGACGAATTGCGCACCGAGCGAGTGAAAGCCTTCCTGGTTCTCAAGCAGGGCTATACGCCCAGTGAGACCCTTGCCCAGGAAATCCAGGAATGGGTCAAAGGCAGGCTGGCCGCCTACGAGTATCCTCGTGAAGTTGAGTTTCGCGACAATCTGCCAATGACCGCCACCGGCAAGATCGTGCGCCGTGAACTGCGCGGCGGTGGCTGA
- a CDS encoding Glu/Leu/Phe/Val dehydrogenase, whose translation MSVFSHDAFDGHEQVVFCRDAESGLKAIIAIHNTSRGTSLGGCRMWPYANEEEALTDVLRLSRGMTYKSALADLPFGGGKSVIIGNPQTEKTPALFHAMGRFVESLSGRYVVAEDVGISVPDVETMSKETRHVAGITAGGSGDPSPATAFGVFEGIKAAVAFKLGAPDLKGIRVAVQGLGHVGWELCRLLHEAGAQLIVADLNRQQTQRAVEWFDAQVSAPDAIIREAVSVYAPCALGATINDASIGELRCAIVAGSANNQLAEERHGALLRDRGILYAPDYVINAGGVINISHEKRLTGDKPYVKATAFAHVARIGNTLTEIFEIAERKGISSAQAADSLAEQRFKRAGHRKAA comes from the coding sequence ATGTCGGTCTTTTCACATGATGCATTTGATGGCCACGAACAGGTTGTGTTCTGCCGGGACGCCGAGAGCGGCCTGAAAGCCATTATTGCCATCCACAATACTTCACGGGGTACGTCGCTCGGCGGATGCCGAATGTGGCCCTATGCCAACGAGGAGGAAGCGTTGACGGATGTGCTGCGCCTATCCCGTGGTATGACTTACAAATCGGCACTGGCCGACCTGCCGTTTGGCGGTGGTAAGTCCGTCATCATCGGCAATCCACAAACTGAAAAGACTCCGGCATTGTTCCACGCCATGGGTCGCTTCGTTGAAAGTCTCTCCGGACGCTATGTGGTGGCGGAGGACGTCGGTATCTCGGTACCCGACGTCGAGACCATGTCAAAGGAGACACGGCACGTCGCGGGCATAACTGCAGGTGGCTCCGGAGATCCTTCACCCGCTACCGCTTTCGGTGTCTTTGAGGGCATAAAGGCTGCCGTGGCGTTTAAGCTTGGGGCCCCTGACCTGAAAGGGATTCGGGTTGCCGTTCAGGGGCTGGGGCATGTTGGTTGGGAACTTTGCCGTCTTCTCCATGAAGCAGGTGCTCAGTTGATCGTGGCCGACTTGAACAGGCAGCAAACCCAACGCGCGGTTGAATGGTTCGACGCCCAGGTTAGCGCACCCGACGCCATCATCCGTGAAGCGGTCTCGGTCTACGCCCCTTGCGCGCTGGGCGCCACCATCAACGATGCTAGTATCGGCGAGCTCCGCTGCGCCATCGTCGCAGGTTCCGCCAACAATCAGCTCGCCGAGGAGCGCCATGGCGCTCTGCTGCGCGACCGCGGCATCCTCTATGCCCCCGATTACGTGATCAACGCTGGTGGTGTGATCAACATCAGCCACGAGAAGCGTTTGACCGGCGACAAACCCTATGTGAAAGCCACGGCGTTCGCGCATGTCGCCCGTATCGGCAATACCCTGACGGAAATCTTCGAGATAGCGGAACGTAAGGGAATTTCATCAGCGCAGGCGGCCGACAGCCTCGCTGAACAGCGTTTCAAGCGCGCCGGTCACAGAAAGGCAGCTTGA
- a CDS encoding MarC family protein: MLETLLATFITFLVVLDPLGNAPIFAGLTPTATGSERRRMAIKGVAIGTGILLAFAVGGETLLSALGIGLPAFRIAGGILLLLLAIDMVMARQSGLRSTTPGEIEESGHRQDVSVFPLAIPLIAGPGALTSVVLLVGGASGDLQMQALIVLVMLGVLTLVLICLLVAGEVMRLLGLTGVNVISRVAGIILAALAVQFMADGVLAFLAT; encoded by the coding sequence ATGCTCGAAACCCTGTTGGCGACATTCATCACCTTCCTCGTCGTGTTGGACCCCCTTGGGAACGCGCCGATTTTTGCCGGGTTGACGCCAACAGCGACCGGCAGCGAACGCCGCCGCATGGCTATCAAAGGCGTAGCGATCGGCACCGGCATTCTCTTGGCCTTCGCGGTTGGTGGCGAAACTTTGCTGAGCGCCTTGGGCATCGGTCTGCCCGCCTTTCGCATTGCTGGCGGCATCCTACTGCTTTTGCTTGCCATTGATATGGTGATGGCTCGTCAGTCGGGTCTGCGTTCCACGACGCCAGGCGAGATCGAGGAAAGCGGCCATCGCCAGGATGTTTCGGTCTTCCCGCTTGCGATTCCCTTGATAGCCGGTCCTGGCGCCCTTACCTCGGTCGTGCTGCTAGTCGGTGGCGCCAGCGGTGACTTGCAGATGCAGGCATTGATCGTGCTGGTGATGCTCGGCGTACTGACCTTGGTCCTGATCTGTCTCCTGGTTGCCGGCGAGGTCATGCGCCTTTTGGGTCTAACCGGCGTCAATGTGATCAGCCGCGTCGCAGGCATCATTCTGGCCGCCCTCGCCGTTCAGTTCATGGCAGACGGCGTTCTGGCCTTTCTTGCAACCTAA
- a CDS encoding iron-containing alcohol dehydrogenase, whose protein sequence is MTFDPSAYTSNWNYPTQMRFGPGRISELPRACSSLGMSRPLLVTDPGLSGLQIVRDSLALCEDAGLPTTLFDGVKPNPTGSNVEAGLATYHGNSCDGVIAFGGGSALDAAKAVALMSGQSKSLWDFEDRGSNWKAVDPAGVAPIIAVPTTAGTGSEVGRASVILDERDHTKKIIFHPKMLPSIVISDPVLTVGLPPKITAATGMDALAHCLEAYCAPGFHPMAEGIAVEGMRLVKEWLPRATTDGRDLEARSNMLVAASMGATAFQKGLGAIHSLSHPVGALYDTHHGLTNAVFMPYVLQFNRPAIEDRMERLASWLGLSGGYQGFLDWVLALRAELGIPHRLSEIGVDDGRIDEIAGMAVVDPTAPGNPLPLDEAGARKMLVMALEGTV, encoded by the coding sequence ATGACCTTCGATCCCAGCGCTTACACTTCCAACTGGAACTATCCGACCCAGATGCGTTTTGGTCCGGGCCGTATCAGCGAATTGCCGAGAGCCTGTAGCAGTCTTGGAATGTCGCGGCCGCTCCTCGTCACGGATCCGGGTTTGTCCGGCTTGCAGATCGTTCGCGATAGCCTCGCTCTCTGCGAGGATGCCGGACTTCCCACGACGTTGTTCGATGGGGTCAAGCCGAACCCGACCGGCAGCAACGTCGAGGCGGGCCTTGCGACATATCATGGCAATTCCTGCGACGGCGTCATCGCCTTTGGTGGCGGTTCGGCACTGGATGCCGCTAAAGCCGTAGCCTTGATGTCCGGCCAATCGAAATCCCTCTGGGACTTCGAAGACCGCGGCAGCAATTGGAAAGCCGTAGACCCCGCGGGCGTAGCACCGATCATCGCAGTCCCCACGACAGCCGGCACAGGTTCCGAGGTCGGTCGCGCATCGGTCATCCTGGATGAGCGTGACCACACCAAGAAGATCATTTTCCATCCGAAGATGCTGCCCTCTATCGTGATCTCGGACCCGGTCCTGACAGTGGGGTTGCCGCCAAAGATAACTGCGGCAACCGGAATGGACGCTCTGGCGCACTGCCTGGAGGCCTACTGTGCGCCGGGATTTCATCCCATGGCGGAAGGTATCGCGGTGGAAGGCATGCGGTTGGTGAAGGAGTGGCTGCCGCGGGCGACGACGGATGGACGCGACCTGGAAGCACGCTCAAATATGCTGGTGGCTGCTTCAATGGGCGCGACCGCTTTCCAAAAAGGCCTGGGCGCAATCCACTCCCTCAGTCACCCGGTGGGCGCGTTGTATGACACTCATCATGGCCTGACCAACGCCGTCTTCATGCCCTATGTTTTACAGTTCAACAGACCTGCGATCGAAGATCGCATGGAAAGGCTTGCCTCTTGGCTTGGATTGAGCGGCGGCTATCAGGGCTTTCTCGACTGGGTGTTAGCCCTGCGAGCGGAGCTAGGCATTCCACATCGCCTATCGGAAATCGGTGTCGATGACGGACGGATTGACGAAATCGCGGGCATGGCCGTGGTCGACCCCACTGCGCCGGGCAATCCCCTGCCCCTGGATGAAGCAGGGGCGCGCAAGATGCTGGTAATGGCCCTGGAAGGCACTGTCTGA
- a CDS encoding NAD(P)-binding domain-containing protein produces the protein MVIPKKIGVIGVGHMSGTMIEGWARLGDDMPRFYLSPRGAEAAAALAERYSCEVLKSNAEVVEASEAVILAVRPWQAEEALKGLPWRRDQLALSVMASVKTEVLKPLVAPATVARCIPVTACVYGESATTLYPDEPRAKALLAALGPPTVLEDESAFDRLSVHGCTYGWALALIDEVRRWTEESGIPPETARQHVAQVFRAAATMARESGTPVAHLVDELASPRSFTRMGLEVLRRENAFAPWQNALDTIRKQYDG, from the coding sequence ATGGTAATTCCGAAAAAGATCGGTGTCATCGGCGTGGGGCACATGTCCGGTACGATGATCGAGGGATGGGCGCGATTGGGCGACGACATGCCCCGGTTTTACCTGTCGCCGCGCGGTGCGGAGGCGGCCGCAGCGCTTGCCGAGCGCTATAGCTGCGAGGTTCTGAAGAGCAATGCAGAGGTTGTCGAAGCCAGTGAAGCGGTGATCCTTGCGGTGCGACCCTGGCAGGCGGAAGAGGCCCTCAAGGGCTTACCATGGCGAAGGGATCAGTTGGCGCTTTCCGTGATGGCCAGCGTCAAGACGGAAGTTCTAAAACCTCTTGTTGCGCCCGCGACAGTCGCGCGCTGTATCCCGGTTACGGCTTGTGTCTATGGAGAGAGCGCAACGACGCTCTATCCCGACGAACCCCGAGCGAAGGCTTTGCTGGCAGCATTGGGGCCGCCGACGGTGCTGGAGGATGAATCCGCTTTTGACCGCCTATCGGTTCATGGCTGCACATACGGATGGGCGCTGGCTTTGATCGATGAGGTGCGGCGTTGGACGGAAGAATCGGGTATACCGCCGGAAACGGCGCGCCAGCACGTGGCACAGGTGTTCCGGGCCGCTGCGACTATGGCGCGCGAGAGTGGTACGCCGGTCGCTCATTTGGTGGATGAACTGGCGAGCCCACGTTCCTTCACCCGCATGGGTCTGGAGGTGCTGCGCCGCGAAAACGCCTTTGCACCCTGGCAGAATGCCCTGGACACCATAAGAAAGCAGTACGACGGCTAA
- a CDS encoding SDR family NAD(P)-dependent oxidoreductase: protein MSFSGKTAVVTGAAGGMGMAISEALLTEGCNVALLDMKAPQADFAGLPGKTMVQKCDVSQDDQVAAAIAAAYSETGRLDYLVNAAAVLWFGRDRSLVDIDLDTWNQALSINLTSLVLTCRHAVPLMKRSGGGAMVHVASTQALRGDDQPQDSYQAAKAAILSLSKSLAIQFAADGIRSNCLVPGPTESPMQDRWKSNPEAKQRTAAAVPLGRVGTPQDMANAVLFLLSDKAAFITGTDLIVDGGLMARP from the coding sequence ATGAGCTTTTCCGGCAAAACCGCTGTGGTGACCGGCGCCGCCGGGGGCATGGGCATGGCAATCAGCGAAGCGCTGCTGACCGAAGGCTGTAATGTCGCCTTGCTGGACATGAAGGCACCACAGGCCGATTTCGCCGGGCTTCCTGGAAAAACAATGGTTCAAAAATGCGATGTCAGCCAGGACGACCAGGTAGCAGCAGCCATCGCCGCTGCCTACAGTGAAACCGGGCGTCTCGACTACCTGGTCAACGCTGCAGCGGTGCTTTGGTTCGGGCGTGACCGTTCCCTGGTCGATATCGACTTGGATACTTGGAACCAGGCGCTTTCCATTAACCTCACATCGCTGGTTTTGACCTGCCGGCATGCCGTACCCCTGATGAAGCGGAGTGGTGGCGGAGCGATGGTGCATGTCGCCTCCACCCAGGCATTGCGGGGTGACGACCAACCTCAAGATTCCTATCAAGCGGCCAAAGCGGCGATCCTGTCGCTTTCCAAATCCCTGGCGATTCAATTCGCGGCCGATGGAATTCGCTCGAACTGCCTCGTCCCCGGGCCGACGGAGAGTCCGATGCAGGATCGCTGGAAAAGCAATCCCGAAGCCAAGCAACGCACAGCGGCAGCCGTGCCTCTTGGTCGTGTGGGGACGCCGCAGGATATGGCCAATGCCGTTTTGTTTTTGCTTTCGGACAAAGCCGCTTTCATTACCGGAACCGACCTCATTGTGGACGGTGGTCTGATGGCCCGCCCTTGA
- a CDS encoding glutamine synthetase family protein, giving the protein MTGKVTLDQLKKLVADGQIDTILVCFPDLQGRLAGKRFQAEFFVEGAYEETHGCDYLLACDIENEPVPGYKAANWKKGYGDFVMKPDLSTLCVTPWLPGTALVLCDLIDHHSHEPVPHSPRAILKKQIDRLAAKNMSAMMASELEFYLFAEPFEAIHEKGYRDPKTAGNYIADYHILQTTREETVLRAMRTNLQAAGIPIENSKGEWGPGQEELNVKYADALTMADRHTIMKNGMKEIAHNHGHAVTFMAKWDYDLAGSSCHIHQSLWDAKGKTPLFLDKQAEYGMSDTMKSFVAGQLTYAREMTWFLAPYINSYKRFQIGTFAPTRAIWSLDNRTAGFRLVGEKTKGIRIECRVGGADLNPYLAYAALLAAGMAGIEQGLELEPAYFGDAYHGKRLREIPKTLREAIELLNRSKMLREAFGEDVLEHYIHTARWEQSEYDRRITDWELKRLFDRV; this is encoded by the coding sequence ATGACCGGCAAAGTGACGCTCGACCAACTCAAGAAACTCGTGGCTGATGGCCAGATCGATACCATTCTCGTCTGCTTTCCCGATCTCCAGGGTCGCTTGGCGGGCAAACGCTTTCAGGCCGAGTTCTTTGTCGAAGGCGCTTACGAGGAAACCCACGGCTGCGACTATCTGCTGGCCTGCGATATCGAGAACGAGCCGGTTCCGGGATACAAGGCCGCGAACTGGAAAAAGGGCTACGGCGATTTTGTTATGAAGCCGGACCTTTCAACGCTTTGCGTCACGCCTTGGCTTCCCGGCACGGCGCTCGTGCTCTGTGATCTGATCGACCACCACTCTCATGAACCGGTGCCGCACAGCCCGCGCGCCATCCTCAAGAAGCAGATCGATCGCCTTGCAGCCAAGAACATGTCCGCGATGATGGCTTCCGAGTTGGAGTTTTATCTGTTCGCCGAACCCTTCGAGGCCATTCATGAAAAGGGTTACAGAGACCCCAAAACCGCCGGCAACTACATCGCCGACTATCACATCTTGCAGACGACCCGCGAGGAAACAGTCCTGCGCGCTATGCGCACCAATCTGCAAGCCGCCGGTATTCCGATCGAGAACTCCAAGGGCGAATGGGGCCCCGGCCAGGAAGAGCTTAACGTCAAGTATGCCGACGCGCTGACCATGGCCGACCGTCACACCATCATGAAGAACGGCATGAAGGAGATTGCCCACAACCACGGACATGCTGTCACCTTCATGGCCAAGTGGGACTACGATTTGGCCGGGTCATCCTGCCACATCCATCAGTCGCTTTGGGACGCCAAGGGCAAGACGCCACTGTTCCTCGACAAGCAGGCCGAATACGGTATGTCGGACACCATGAAGTCTTTCGTGGCGGGTCAGTTGACCTATGCCCGGGAAATGACCTGGTTCCTGGCGCCCTATATCAACAGCTACAAGCGTTTCCAGATCGGTACTTTTGCTCCCACGCGCGCGATCTGGTCACTTGATAACCGCACTGCAGGGTTCCGGCTTGTGGGTGAGAAAACCAAGGGCATCCGCATCGAATGCCGGGTTGGCGGCGCGGACCTCAACCCCTACCTTGCCTACGCCGCGCTACTGGCAGCGGGCATGGCCGGGATCGAGCAGGGCTTGGAACTGGAGCCCGCCTACTTCGGCGACGCTTACCACGGCAAGCGTTTACGCGAGATTCCCAAAACCCTTCGCGAGGCTATCGAGCTGCTCAACCGCTCAAAGATGTTGCGCGAAGCCTTCGGAGAAGACGTGCTGGAACACTATATTCATACCGCTCGATGGGAGCAGTCGGAGTACGACCGACGGATCACCGATTGGGAATTGAAACGCTTGTTTGATCGGGTCTGA
- a CDS encoding LysE family translocator, translating into MTPTDFLNIAAIVSVFAIGAASPGPATLMIASTAMNRGRPAAVRFSLGVMTGSMIWAILAASGLAVVLQTSATAFALLRTLGGLYLLWLAIKALRKAFLAEPAQGTPLPPQRTPLADYCTGVLLHLTNPKAPLVWLATLSVGTGLQATADFLVATILACNLASIIIFVGYALLFSTPAAMGWYQRSSRMIDGVSGAFFGVAGLKILTLRSTA; encoded by the coding sequence ATGACACCGACGGATTTTCTAAACATCGCAGCAATTGTGAGTGTTTTTGCGATTGGGGCGGCCAGCCCGGGTCCGGCCACGCTCATGATCGCCAGCACGGCTATGAATCGCGGTCGGCCCGCAGCCGTCAGATTTTCACTGGGTGTAATGACGGGCTCAATGATTTGGGCCATTTTGGCGGCAAGTGGTTTGGCCGTTGTTCTGCAGACCAGTGCGACAGCTTTTGCCTTGTTGCGCACGCTGGGCGGCCTCTATCTGCTGTGGCTGGCGATCAAAGCCTTGCGTAAAGCCTTTCTGGCCGAACCGGCGCAGGGAACCCCTCTGCCGCCCCAGCGGACGCCGCTCGCCGATTATTGCACCGGAGTGCTCCTCCACCTTACAAACCCAAAAGCGCCGCTCGTCTGGCTTGCAACGCTGTCTGTCGGCACGGGTTTGCAGGCGACGGCTGATTTTCTCGTCGCGACAATTCTGGCTTGTAATTTGGCAAGCATCATTATCTTCGTCGGATACGCATTGCTGTTTTCTACGCCCGCCGCAATGGGGTGGTATCAGCGCAGCAGCCGCATGATTGACGGCGTATCCGGCGCATTCTTTGGTGTCGCAGGCCTGAAGATTCTGACGCTTCGGTCGACAGCCTGA